A window of the Fibrobacter sp. UWH4 genome harbors these coding sequences:
- the smc gene encoding chromosome segregation protein SMC has translation MQITKLKIFGFKSFAQRTEINFPTKGLTAVVGPNGCGKSNITDAIRWVLGEQKAASLRMSKMQDVIFSGTEERAAMSLAEVSIVIDNSDGTLNSEYSEVIVTRRVHRDGSGEYLINNQECRLRDVHALLFDSGLGSSTYSQMNADMIKAVLSDKADDRRVLFEEAAGVSKYKQQRKETRRQLERVQMDMERVEDNLRSVRRSVKLYETQAEKVNEFKRLSKRLRELDLSVSIDKFEDMKEGLATLDTATRRLNHDVENSKTNATVLQTKIDEKKLLIAEDENAYRDLEREVHKATIELNDLNNSMGRIRDTISNLEAANEKSQEEIDRNTGKVQELLSERARLEEENAVLSSDSDVDEMNALLEREREILQVMRDKVDDLRTQSRELANERLQKTNQVNSLKSRFERMDAESGLLQANLAKWRSEMEQVQSQKASAESALADINAGLEAADADLERLTEQRSTREERLDAERADLLEAQKKLQELKNEVARLTSRIDVLQSVANEGTDASRWLMEHKADLVGGLLSERIEAAPEYAAQVEAALGDLMDAVVVASDDAAIAAVDAMKGENVGKAVLALVGAGAEPYSGTLQGDGVVGCLKDYVTADEQIAGWLKALLSRYFVVDSLSTAVRLARAMRGEDLCFVAPEGIVRTSGLMSSGTATSGTLSRKNEIAEANSLLEGVNLEVAQAEEEIGRLQDLVDEDTQMLASLVDEIREKEDMKRGGNAGISIQNNIIAGCDRRLSQLQGEMQNAESKIQAAEASKNSDQELMDAQASLEKIEEEYSRVNDELSEQDTMFREKEEDVRELERSAQDKTAKLTQNTNRLNYIAEQVEFLENAIQGRKAEIEKNQAAIQKNEEDGRGVADQVQSKDSALRELENQRDLAREKYELVSGDLEEWRSEVNRLRDDMIEKMKELNDVGRRQEALQANLDRLTERITNEYSVDLANPDDIERVEYSQPEADREIRELRGKIKELGPINVNVMEDYEDEKKRLLEVEAQFDDLDRARASLDRTITKLDDIARNRYLDTFARIQKNFQFVFSKLFLNGETKMSLVEKVDEMGKPMDILDADIEINVRPTGKKMRGIKALSGGEHALTATALLFAIYMEKPSPYCVLDEVDGPLDDANVGRFMALLREFSKQTLFIVVTHNKRTMAEADMLYGVTQEIKGISRIASVQLADATKFAI, from the coding sequence GTGCAGATTACAAAACTAAAGATTTTTGGCTTTAAGTCCTTTGCCCAGAGGACCGAAATCAACTTCCCCACGAAGGGTCTTACGGCCGTGGTGGGGCCGAACGGGTGCGGTAAGTCGAACATTACCGACGCTATCCGCTGGGTTCTGGGTGAACAGAAGGCTGCATCCCTCCGTATGAGCAAGATGCAGGACGTGATTTTTAGCGGTACCGAAGAACGTGCCGCCATGAGCCTTGCCGAAGTTTCCATTGTCATCGATAACAGCGACGGCACCCTGAATTCTGAATATTCCGAAGTGATTGTGACCCGCCGCGTGCACCGTGACGGTTCGGGCGAGTACCTGATCAACAACCAGGAATGCCGCCTGCGCGACGTGCATGCCTTGCTTTTTGACTCGGGTCTCGGTTCCAGTACCTATTCGCAGATGAACGCCGACATGATCAAGGCGGTTCTTTCTGACAAGGCCGACGACCGCCGCGTGCTGTTCGAAGAAGCCGCCGGCGTGAGCAAGTACAAGCAGCAGCGCAAGGAAACCCGCCGCCAGCTTGAACGCGTGCAGATGGATATGGAACGTGTGGAAGACAACCTGCGCAGCGTGCGCCGTTCCGTAAAACTGTACGAGACCCAGGCCGAAAAGGTCAACGAATTTAAGCGTCTCAGCAAGCGCCTGCGCGAACTGGACCTCTCGGTCAGTATCGACAAGTTCGAGGACATGAAAGAGGGGCTTGCTACCCTCGATACCGCGACCCGCCGTCTGAACCACGATGTGGAGAATTCGAAGACCAACGCCACGGTACTTCAGACAAAGATTGACGAAAAGAAGCTGTTGATTGCCGAAGACGAAAACGCCTACCGCGACTTGGAACGCGAGGTGCATAAGGCGACCATCGAGCTCAACGACTTGAATAACAGCATGGGCCGCATTCGCGATACGATTTCGAACTTGGAAGCCGCGAACGAAAAGTCCCAGGAAGAAATTGACCGTAACACGGGCAAGGTGCAGGAACTCCTTTCTGAACGCGCCCGTTTGGAAGAAGAAAATGCGGTGCTCAGTTCCGACAGCGACGTGGACGAAATGAACGCGCTGCTGGAGCGTGAACGCGAAATTTTGCAGGTCATGCGCGACAAGGTGGATGACCTGCGTACCCAGTCAAGGGAACTTGCGAACGAACGCCTGCAGAAGACGAACCAGGTGAACTCCCTCAAGAGCCGTTTCGAGCGTATGGACGCCGAATCGGGCCTGTTGCAGGCGAACCTCGCCAAGTGGCGTAGCGAAATGGAACAGGTGCAGTCGCAGAAGGCGAGCGCCGAATCGGCCCTGGCAGATATTAACGCTGGCCTTGAAGCCGCCGATGCTGACCTGGAACGCCTCACGGAACAGCGCTCGACGCGCGAAGAGCGACTCGATGCCGAACGCGCCGACTTGCTCGAAGCCCAGAAGAAGCTGCAGGAACTGAAGAACGAGGTGGCAAGGCTCACCTCAAGAATTGACGTTTTACAGAGCGTTGCCAACGAGGGCACCGACGCTAGCCGCTGGCTCATGGAGCATAAGGCGGACCTGGTGGGCGGGCTCCTGTCGGAACGTATCGAAGCCGCTCCCGAATATGCCGCTCAAGTGGAGGCCGCCCTCGGTGACTTGATGGATGCCGTGGTCGTTGCTAGCGACGATGCTGCCATTGCCGCGGTGGATGCCATGAAGGGCGAAAACGTAGGCAAGGCGGTGCTCGCGCTGGTGGGTGCCGGTGCCGAACCCTACTCGGGCACGCTCCAGGGCGATGGCGTTGTAGGTTGCCTTAAAGATTACGTGACTGCCGACGAACAGATTGCAGGCTGGCTCAAGGCGCTGCTTTCTCGTTATTTTGTCGTAGATTCGCTCTCGACGGCGGTGCGCCTTGCGCGAGCCATGCGCGGCGAAGACCTCTGCTTTGTGGCGCCCGAAGGCATTGTGCGTACGAGCGGTCTGATGAGCAGCGGTACGGCAACGTCTGGAACGCTCAGCCGCAAGAACGAAATTGCCGAGGCGAACAGCCTGTTGGAAGGCGTGAACCTCGAAGTGGCCCAAGCCGAAGAAGAAATTGGCCGCTTGCAGGATTTGGTCGACGAAGACACGCAGATGCTTGCCTCGCTGGTCGACGAAATCCGCGAAAAAGAAGATATGAAGCGCGGCGGAAACGCCGGCATTTCGATCCAGAATAACATTATCGCCGGTTGCGACCGCAGACTTTCGCAGTTGCAGGGCGAAATGCAGAACGCCGAATCCAAGATTCAGGCGGCAGAAGCCTCTAAGAACAGCGACCAGGAACTCATGGACGCCCAGGCTTCTCTCGAAAAGATCGAAGAAGAATATTCCCGCGTGAACGACGAACTTTCGGAACAGGATACGATGTTCCGCGAAAAAGAAGAAGACGTTCGCGAACTGGAGCGCAGCGCCCAGGACAAGACGGCAAAGCTCACGCAGAATACGAACCGCCTGAATTACATCGCCGAACAGGTGGAATTCCTGGAAAATGCAATTCAGGGCCGTAAGGCTGAAATTGAAAAGAACCAGGCCGCCATCCAGAAGAACGAGGAAGACGGCAGGGGTGTCGCTGACCAGGTGCAGAGCAAGGATTCAGCCTTGCGCGAACTCGAAAACCAGCGCGATTTGGCCCGTGAAAAGTACGAACTTGTCTCGGGCGACCTCGAAGAATGGCGCAGCGAAGTCAACCGTCTCCGCGACGACATGATCGAGAAGATGAAGGAATTGAACGATGTGGGCCGCAGGCAGGAAGCCTTGCAGGCAAACCTCGACCGCCTCACCGAACGCATCACCAACGAATACAGCGTGGACCTTGCGAACCCCGACGACATCGAGCGCGTGGAATATAGCCAGCCCGAAGCCGACCGTGAAATTCGCGAACTCCGCGGAAAGATCAAGGAACTGGGCCCCATCAACGTGAACGTGATGGAAGACTACGAAGACGAAAAGAAACGTCTGTTGGAAGTGGAAGCGCAGTTCGACGATCTGGACCGTGCCCGCGCCTCGCTTGACCGCACCATCACCAAGCTCGACGACATTGCCCGCAACCGTTACCTCGATACGTTTGCCCGCATCCAGAAGAACTTCCAGTTCGTGTTCAGCAAGCTGTTCCTGAACGGCGAAACCAAGATGAGCCTTGTCGAGAAGGTGGACGAAATGGGCAAGCCCATGGATATCCTCGACGCCGACATCGAAATCAACGTGCGCCCCACGGGTAAGAAGATGCGCGGTATCAAGGCGCTTTCCGGTGGTGAACACGCCCTGACTGCAACGGCCTTGCTGTTTGCCATTTACATGGAAAAGCCGTCGCCGTACTGCGTGCTGGACGAAGTCGACGGCCCGCTCGATGACGCTAACGTGGGCCGCTTCATGGCGCTGCTCCGCGAATTCAGCAAGCAGACCTTGTTCATCGTGGTGACGCATAACAAGCGTACCATGGCCGAAGCCGACATGCTCTACGGCGTGACGCAGGAAATCAAGGGTATTTCTCGCATTGCCAGCGTGCAGCTCGCCGACGCGACTAAATTTGCAATTTAA